In Paenibacillus guangzhouensis, a single window of DNA contains:
- a CDS encoding GNAT family N-acetyltransferase, with product MELRTYVDSDLETIANLFYDTVHTVNARDYTPKQLDAWASPDDHETRMAAWSQSLRRHITYVAVIQGCIVGFADLTPEGHLDRLYVHKDAQGQGVASTLVHRLEEEAIRLKLSEIDTDASITAKPFFERMGYTIVQSQTVERKGVQLVNYKMRKSLQSSLGESQV from the coding sequence ATTGAACTTAGAACCTATGTGGACTCTGATCTAGAGACGATCGCAAATCTATTTTATGACACGGTTCATACCGTCAATGCGAGAGATTATACACCCAAACAGCTTGATGCATGGGCTTCGCCCGATGACCATGAGACGAGAATGGCTGCGTGGAGTCAATCGCTGCGCCGTCATATCACCTATGTTGCCGTGATCCAGGGGTGTATCGTTGGATTCGCTGATCTGACGCCGGAGGGACATCTCGACCGCCTATACGTCCACAAGGATGCGCAAGGGCAGGGCGTGGCATCGACTCTTGTCCATAGACTAGAAGAGGAAGCGATACGTCTGAAGCTGAGCGAAATCGATACGGACGCGAGCATCACGGCAAAACCGTTCTTCGAGCGGATGGGGTATACGATTGTCCAATCTCAGACCGTGGAGCGAAAGGGTGTTCAGCTCGTGAACTACAAAATGCGTAAAAGCTTGCAATCTTCGCTTGGCGAATCGCAGGTTTGA
- a CDS encoding sensor histidine kinase, with protein MQLKKKYQLLLFAAIISVPLLLLGIGVLMSVIYNAVFKPHNDHIPFHASFAYPVMLVVFVLSLVLLAVLFSRSIRSLLNKINLLNRTIRNLASHDKIPSKIEVHSDDEMGELIRSVNLLIERTTYRELELKQQEDMQKELLHKLRHDINTPLTAVRLQLFDLECQTETQSPIFESLYQQIQYIADLTKEIHLQSADHFESSYILNEDVNIRDLLETMVQKWGYLYSMHEMEIRFRPVDEALVWSCNALWVQRLFDNILQNALRHAKATSLEVTIAHGVVEIRDDGIGFDENQRGEGLGLKIIAEVARMLQIEYTLQSNEQGTLFRLYQHNMELKSDD; from the coding sequence GCCGCGATTATTAGTGTACCCTTGCTGCTGCTCGGGATTGGCGTCTTGATGAGCGTGATTTACAATGCGGTGTTTAAGCCGCACAATGATCACATTCCTTTCCATGCTTCGTTCGCGTATCCGGTCATGTTGGTCGTATTTGTGCTGTCCCTGGTGCTGTTGGCCGTTCTATTCTCGAGATCGATCCGCTCGTTGTTGAACAAAATCAATCTATTGAACCGGACGATCCGCAATTTGGCCAGTCATGATAAGATCCCAAGCAAAATCGAGGTGCACAGCGATGATGAGATGGGAGAGCTCATCCGGTCGGTGAACTTGTTAATTGAGCGAACGACCTATCGTGAATTGGAATTGAAACAGCAGGAAGACATGCAGAAGGAATTGCTTCATAAATTAAGGCATGACATCAATACGCCATTAACGGCGGTTCGCTTGCAGCTGTTCGATCTGGAATGCCAAACGGAAACGCAGAGTCCTATCTTCGAATCGTTATATCAACAAATTCAATATATTGCGGATCTGACCAAGGAAATCCATCTCCAGTCTGCGGATCATTTCGAGAGCTCCTATATTCTGAACGAAGACGTGAATATTCGTGACCTTCTGGAGACCATGGTACAGAAATGGGGATATCTATATAGCATGCATGAGATGGAGATTCGCTTCCGGCCCGTTGATGAAGCATTGGTCTGGAGCTGCAATGCGTTGTGGGTACAGCGGCTCTTCGATAACATCTTGCAGAATGCACTCCGGCATGCCAAGGCCACGAGTCTTGAGGTGACGATTGCGCATGGCGTGGTGGAGATCCGCGACGATGGGATTGGCTTTGATGAGAACCAACGTGGAGAAGGCCTGGGGCTAAAAATCATCGCGGAAGTTGCCCGCATGCTCCAGATCGAATATACGCTGCAATCGAATGAACAAGGGACGTTATTTCGTCTATACCAACACAACATGGAGTTGAAGAGTGATGATTGA